In Flavobacterium gelatinilyticum, a genomic segment contains:
- a CDS encoding T9SS type A sorting domain-containing protein → MKLPCVMALACLTMSVTTLFAQNPVVKIDFDQSGRPKAEVNEPDYTAWVIGSGDTSTYTENGVTFTVSRVGPNGDALGTNWYKAGIQAPYYARLVCDGLTVKGATANLGAKIELKISGLAAGEHTLLTFFNAVDSPSGNTFSPIDISIDGNLVVDNLIPTIRAVKTADAKSTYLKFQAIAGTDVVLLFAAETSGTENVKNFILNGFELNTPNIFHQSTNPLPKHNDEHVELVSGGRLLEWTAAANALSHNIYFGTDPAAVEAATTASPEYKGNQPLANTSYQVNGLYTGAVYYWRVDEVLANNAVEKGSLWRFRPAQLAFPDAEGYGRFARGGRGGKVVAVTNLNDSGPGSFREAVTNDIGPRTIVFNTSGIIQLNSRLVLSQPYVTVAGQTAPGKGICIRSAPFGITGNDAVVQNIRVRLGAGPTFDGMGLTGADHSIIDHCSISWTIDESFSSRSGKNITLQRTLISEALNAAGHQNYPAGTEHGYAATIGGDIGSFHHNLLAHCYGRNWSLGGGLDGNGAYTGRMDITNNVVYNWGGRTTDGGTKEVNFVNNYYKPGAGSKIFVAFNQQNEGVGTGMQQCYFNGNVMPGYFDENNQTAGRKASGNTVPYNNFVNTPFFPSYVTTQSAKNAYKIVLSDVGCVQPEFDEHDQRIITETLNGTYTYKGSVTNKPGFPDNETDVGGYENYPVVNRDADWDTDQDGLPDWWEKIIGTNVNSAIGDFSDSNADTDQDGYTNLDNYLQWMSLPHYESSLGTKVYINIQKLSRGFTSGVSYSLSQVVNGNAALAGDTVEFKPNAKGLCSFNFTVTDSEGGTMTRKVNIVSGYSSSPLDEIIKNLIDNFKVWPVPNNGNFSILLDSEIEKADLKIYNIFGREIQKRTISGQTQENIVINEKGVFILKVSDPSTKKILYLKKVIVQ, encoded by the coding sequence ATGAAATTACCCTGTGTAATGGCATTAGCCTGCCTTACCATGTCTGTTACTACCCTTTTTGCCCAAAATCCCGTAGTAAAAATTGATTTTGACCAATCCGGACGGCCAAAAGCCGAAGTAAATGAACCCGACTACACCGCCTGGGTTATCGGTTCCGGAGATACCAGTACTTATACCGAAAATGGTGTTACTTTTACCGTAAGCCGAGTTGGTCCAAACGGTGACGCATTAGGAACCAATTGGTACAAAGCCGGAATACAAGCCCCTTATTATGCCCGATTAGTCTGTGACGGACTTACAGTAAAAGGCGCAACTGCAAACCTTGGCGCAAAAATTGAACTTAAAATTTCAGGACTAGCCGCCGGAGAACACACTTTATTAACTTTCTTTAATGCCGTAGACAGCCCGTCAGGAAATACCTTTAGCCCCATTGATATTTCTATCGACGGTAATTTAGTTGTCGATAATTTAATTCCAACCATACGAGCTGTCAAAACCGCCGATGCAAAATCAACCTACTTAAAATTTCAGGCAATCGCAGGTACTGACGTAGTTCTATTATTTGCTGCCGAAACTTCGGGAACTGAAAATGTAAAAAACTTTATCCTAAATGGTTTCGAATTAAACACACCAAACATCTTTCACCAATCAACAAACCCATTGCCAAAACACAACGACGAACATGTCGAACTGGTTTCAGGAGGAAGATTATTAGAATGGACTGCAGCAGCAAATGCACTCTCTCATAATATTTATTTTGGAACAGATCCCGCTGCAGTTGAAGCCGCTACAACCGCTTCACCGGAATACAAAGGAAATCAGCCTTTAGCCAATACATCGTATCAGGTTAATGGTTTGTACACCGGAGCAGTCTATTACTGGCGTGTTGATGAAGTTTTAGCCAATAATGCAGTAGAAAAAGGAAGTCTATGGCGTTTTCGTCCCGCCCAGCTTGCCTTTCCTGATGCAGAAGGTTACGGTCGTTTTGCACGAGGCGGAAGAGGAGGAAAAGTTGTTGCTGTAACCAATTTAAACGACAGCGGACCCGGAAGTTTTCGAGAAGCTGTAACAAATGATATTGGCCCGAGAACAATTGTATTTAATACTTCCGGAATTATTCAGCTGAACTCACGTTTGGTTTTAAGCCAGCCTTATGTAACTGTTGCGGGTCAAACCGCACCGGGAAAAGGAATCTGCATACGTTCAGCCCCTTTTGGCATAACCGGAAATGATGCTGTTGTACAAAACATACGTGTTCGTCTTGGAGCCGGGCCAACTTTTGACGGAATGGGCCTAACGGGAGCAGATCACAGTATTATTGACCATTGTTCGATAAGCTGGACAATTGACGAATCGTTCAGTTCTCGTTCCGGAAAAAATATTACGCTTCAAAGAACTTTAATATCTGAAGCTTTAAACGCAGCCGGACATCAAAATTATCCTGCCGGAACAGAGCATGGTTATGCCGCTACTATAGGAGGCGATATTGGAAGTTTTCACCACAACCTCTTAGCACATTGCTACGGCCGTAATTGGAGTTTAGGAGGCGGACTGGACGGAAACGGTGCCTACACCGGCCGAATGGACATTACCAATAATGTTGTCTACAACTGGGGCGGCAGAACCACAGACGGTGGAACAAAAGAAGTTAACTTCGTGAACAATTATTACAAACCTGGCGCAGGATCAAAAATATTTGTCGCTTTTAATCAGCAGAATGAAGGCGTTGGAACCGGAATGCAGCAATGTTACTTCAACGGAAATGTAATGCCGGGCTATTTTGATGAAAACAACCAAACAGCCGGAAGAAAAGCTTCAGGCAACACAGTTCCTTATAATAACTTTGTAAATACGCCATTTTTTCCTTCTTATGTAACAACACAGTCGGCTAAAAATGCCTACAAAATTGTTCTTTCTGATGTGGGATGCGTACAACCTGAATTTGACGAACACGATCAAAGAATTATTACCGAAACTTTAAACGGAACTTATACATACAAAGGCAGTGTTACTAACAAACCAGGATTTCCAGACAACGAAACAGATGTTGGCGGATATGAAAATTATCCTGTAGTAAACCGCGATGCCGACTGGGACACAGATCAGGATGGATTGCCAGACTGGTGGGAAAAAATCATTGGAACCAATGTAAACTCTGCAATTGGTGATTTCTCAGATTCAAATGCCGATACAGATCAGGATGGTTACACAAATCTTGACAATTATTTACAATGGATGTCGCTTCCGCATTACGAATCATCGTTAGGAACCAAAGTTTACATCAATATCCAAAAATTGTCGAGAGGTTTCACTAGTGGTGTATCTTATTCTTTGTCTCAGGTTGTAAATGGAAATGCGGCACTTGCCGGAGATACTGTAGAATTCAAACCAAATGCAAAAGGATTATGTTCTTTCAATTTTACAGTAACCGATTCTGAAGGAGGAACAATGACCAGAAAAGTTAATATTGTTAGTGGATATTCTTCTTCTCCGTTAGATGAAATTATTAAAAACCTTATTGATAATTTTAAAGTATGGCCAGTTCCAAATAATGGAAATTTCTCGATTTTACTTGATAGTGAAATCGAAAAAGCCGATCTTAAAATTTATAATATTTTTGGAAGAGAAATTCAAAAACGTACCATTAGTGGTCAAACACAGGAAAATATCGTTATCAATGAAAAAGGTGTCTTTATTTTAAAAGTTTCTGATCCTTCTACAAAAAAAATCTTATATCTAAAAAAAGTCATTGTGCAATAA
- a CDS encoding TIGR02757 family protein, with protein sequence MNQKELKEFLDEKVIQYNNQDFIESDPVQIPHLFTQKEDIEIAGFLSASIAWGNRKMIIKNSHKMMELMGNTPYDFVMSHSNEDLARLETFVHRTFNGKDFGGFIKGLQHIYKNHNGLESVFAKNQEKDSLQKSISEFKKIFFEIDHLARTQKHISDPLNNSAAKRINMYLRWMVRQDAKGVDLGIWKSISPSVLSCPLDVHSGNVARKLGILKRKQNDAKALAELDKKLREMDASDPVKYDFALFGLGVFEGF encoded by the coding sequence ATGAACCAAAAAGAACTCAAAGAATTTCTAGACGAAAAAGTCATTCAATATAACAATCAGGATTTTATCGAAAGTGATCCTGTGCAGATTCCGCATTTATTTACCCAAAAAGAAGATATCGAAATTGCCGGTTTTTTAAGCGCTTCCATTGCCTGGGGAAACCGCAAAATGATTATCAAAAATTCTCATAAAATGATGGAATTAATGGGCAACACGCCTTACGATTTCGTTATGTCACATTCTAATGAAGATTTGGCAAGATTGGAAACTTTTGTCCACAGAACTTTCAACGGAAAAGATTTTGGAGGTTTCATAAAAGGCTTGCAGCATATTTATAAAAACCACAACGGACTTGAATCTGTGTTTGCTAAAAATCAGGAAAAAGACAGCCTGCAGAAAAGCATCAGCGAATTCAAAAAAATATTCTTCGAAATTGATCATTTAGCCAGAACTCAAAAACATATTTCAGATCCTTTGAACAATTCGGCAGCAAAACGAATTAACATGTACCTGCGCTGGATGGTACGCCAGGATGCAAAAGGTGTCGATTTAGGTATTTGGAAAAGCATTTCGCCATCTGTATTATCTTGTCCGCTGGATGTACATTCCGGAAATGTGGCCCGAAAACTGGGAATTTTAAAGCGAAAACAAAATGATGCAAAAGCACTGGCAGAATTAGATAAAAAACTTCGCGAAATGGACGCATCAGATCCTGTAAAATACGATTTTGCTTTATTTGGACTTGGTGTTTTTGAAGGGTTTTAA
- a CDS encoding DEAD/DEAH box helicase: MSTFEKFNLPKSLQKAVDELGFVTPTPIQEKSFSVIMSGRDMMGIAQTGTGKTFAYLLPLLKLYKFTHTNTPKIVILVPTRELVVQVVEEVEKLTTYMSVKTLGIYGGVNINTQKKAVYEGVDILVGTPGRTMDLALDAVVRFDETQKLVIDEFDEMLNLGFRPQLTSLFAMMKTKRQNILFSATMTDEVDDLLNDYFDFPEEVTLAPSGTPLEKITQITYNVPNFNTKVNLLKHLLETNESMSRILVFVNNKKISDMLFNRIDELFEGQFGVIHSNKSQNYRLSTMAEFQEGNLRGLITTDVMARGLDISNITHVINFELPEEPELYMHRIGRTGRADATGTAISFVSPREEEFKIETELLMDQELEIVDFPEEVEVSEKLIEAEKDKLPRKFLMKKPKLEGDGAFHEKSKKNQKINLGGPSKTKKKTHGSVNRNMLKTRNEKKKKNK; the protein is encoded by the coding sequence ATGAGCACTTTCGAAAAATTCAATCTCCCAAAATCATTACAAAAAGCAGTTGACGAATTAGGATTTGTTACGCCTACTCCTATTCAGGAAAAATCTTTTTCTGTAATCATGTCTGGTCGCGATATGATGGGAATTGCGCAAACCGGAACCGGTAAAACATTTGCGTATTTACTGCCTCTTTTAAAGCTTTATAAATTTACGCACACCAATACTCCAAAAATCGTAATCCTTGTTCCAACCCGCGAATTAGTGGTTCAGGTGGTAGAAGAAGTTGAAAAACTGACGACCTACATGTCGGTTAAAACTTTGGGAATTTACGGAGGTGTAAACATCAATACACAAAAGAAAGCCGTTTACGAAGGAGTTGACATTTTAGTGGGAACGCCTGGACGTACAATGGATTTGGCACTTGACGCTGTTGTTCGTTTTGATGAAACGCAAAAATTGGTAATCGACGAATTTGACGAAATGCTGAATTTAGGTTTTAGACCACAGCTTACTTCACTTTTTGCAATGATGAAAACCAAACGTCAAAACATTCTCTTCTCTGCAACTATGACAGATGAAGTGGATGATTTATTAAATGATTATTTTGATTTTCCAGAAGAAGTTACATTAGCTCCATCAGGAACGCCGCTTGAAAAAATTACTCAGATTACCTATAATGTTCCAAACTTTAATACAAAAGTTAATCTTTTAAAACATTTACTGGAAACCAACGAAAGTATGAGTCGTATTTTGGTCTTCGTAAACAATAAAAAGATTTCAGATATGCTTTTCAATCGTATTGATGAGCTTTTTGAAGGACAGTTTGGTGTAATTCACTCAAACAAATCTCAAAATTACCGTTTGAGCACAATGGCTGAATTTCAGGAAGGCAATCTTCGCGGCTTAATTACAACCGACGTTATGGCGAGAGGTTTGGATATTTCTAATATTACACACGTAATTAACTTCGAACTGCCGGAAGAACCAGAGTTGTACATGCACAGAATTGGTCGTACAGGTCGTGCAGATGCAACAGGAACAGCAATTAGTTTTGTTTCGCCAAGAGAAGAAGAATTTAAAATAGAAACCGAACTTTTAATGGATCAGGAGCTTGAAATAGTTGATTTTCCTGAAGAAGTCGAAGTTTCGGAAAAGCTTATTGAAGCTGAAAAAGACAAATTACCAAGAAAGTTTTTAATGAAAAAACCAAAACTGGAAGGTGATGGTGCTTTTCATGAAAAGTCTAAAAAGAACCAAAAAATCAATCTGGGAGGTCCTTCAAAAACCAAAAAGAAAACGCACGGTTCTGTTAACAGAAATATGCTGAAGACAAGAAACGAGAAGAAAAAGAAAAATAAATAA
- a CDS encoding lactonase family protein, whose amino-acid sequence MKKISLILFSALAVTTVKAQDKFNLLVGTYTNTCQSNGIYVYEFDSVTGDYKLKKSSESVVSPSYLSVSADNKFVYAVNENGAQSAVSAFTYDAASGKLGLINKNDSQGADPCHLINDDKNVIAANYSGGSIVVFKKNPDGGITEVQQKIQHDGKGPNEARQEKAHVHMVVFSPDKKFVLANDLGLDKVFIYKYNPASKNEILTLKGSVDVKKGSGPRHLTFSKDGKFVYLVQELDGTLTTLSYDKTGSLKIVAETSILPKNFKGGTGAAAIKLSPDGNFLYVTDRVDANLISVYKVLKTGGIELVEQQSTLGKGPRDFAVDPTGNYLLVGHQYTNDIVIFKRDQTTGKLTDTGRRIQMCSPVGLVFTKI is encoded by the coding sequence ATGAAAAAAATATCTTTAATATTATTTTCCGCTTTGGCAGTCACAACGGTAAAAGCTCAGGATAAATTCAATTTACTGGTTGGAACTTACACGAATACTTGCCAGAGTAACGGGATTTATGTTTATGAATTCGATAGTGTTACGGGCGATTATAAATTGAAAAAATCTTCAGAAAGTGTGGTAAGTCCAAGCTATTTGTCTGTTTCTGCTGATAATAAATTTGTTTATGCGGTAAACGAAAACGGAGCACAAAGTGCCGTAAGTGCTTTTACGTATGATGCCGCTTCGGGAAAACTGGGTTTGATAAATAAAAACGATTCTCAGGGAGCAGATCCGTGCCATTTGATTAATGATGATAAAAATGTAATCGCAGCAAATTATTCGGGAGGAAGTATTGTGGTTTTTAAGAAAAATCCTGACGGAGGCATTACAGAAGTTCAGCAAAAGATTCAGCACGATGGAAAAGGTCCAAATGAGGCGCGTCAGGAAAAAGCACATGTACATATGGTTGTTTTTTCTCCGGATAAGAAATTCGTTCTGGCAAATGATTTAGGATTAGATAAAGTGTTTATTTATAAATATAATCCGGCTTCTAAAAACGAAATTCTGACTTTAAAAGGAAGTGTTGATGTTAAAAAAGGAAGTGGACCAAGACATTTAACTTTTAGCAAAGACGGAAAATTCGTGTATCTGGTTCAGGAATTAGATGGTACATTGACAACGCTTAGCTACGATAAAACGGGAAGTTTAAAAATAGTGGCTGAAACGAGTATTCTGCCCAAAAATTTCAAAGGCGGAACAGGTGCAGCAGCTATTAAACTTTCGCCTGATGGAAATTTTTTATATGTAACAGATCGTGTTGATGCGAATTTGATTTCGGTTTATAAAGTTTTAAAAACTGGAGGTATCGAATTGGTTGAACAGCAAAGTACTTTAGGAAAAGGTCCGAGAGATTTCGCTGTCGATCCAACAGGGAATTATCTTTTAGTAGGACATCAGTACACAAACGATATTGTGATTTTTAAAAGAGACCAGACAACAGGAAAGCTTACAGACACGGGAAGAAGAATCCAGATGTGTTCGCCGGTAGGTTTGGTTTTTACGAAAATTTAA
- a CDS encoding BatA domain-containing protein — MHFKHPEILYFLFLLIVPILVHLFQLRRFKTSYFTNVRFLKELAVQTRKSSKIKKRLLLATRLLLLTCAIIAFAQPFFEAKDSKNASNEMYIILDNSFSMQAKGKKGELLKRAVQELLENTPETAQFSLLTNTENFWNTDIKSSKSALQNLNYSASPFELSSILAKVKAHKSAYNKDIVIITDAVGLSEKNTKNIDFEEKPYFIVPKAEQKNNVSIDSVYINQTLENFYEIGVNLSAYGDDFKPVSTALYNQNKLIAKTIINFDAKKKKISFTIPKEAFHGYVSIEDNGLTYDNKLFFSISKNKKTNVISIGEPEKSNFLTRIYTPAEFNYNNYAINSLDYNSLEKQNTIILNELIEIPQALQTTLKAFVSKGGNLVVIPSEKTSVSNFNAFLANFGKIQFNTLKTESKLITKINFDHPLFSGVFENKITNFQYPKTNVSFDISSPYPAVLSYEDQSAFVTSVQSPVSGITVFSAPINSSNSNFQQSPLIVPLFYKIAQNNQKTGVNALTIGNNQPYFVDVLLTKDAILEVKGTEDSFIPIQQILNNKVKLTFNDFPETAGNYSIFDKKEWVENLSFNYKRTESDLSQVNTNVISDFKTADTISTIFNTLQTERTDSQIWKWFVIFALLFLALEMAIIKFVK, encoded by the coding sequence ATGCATTTTAAACATCCCGAAATTCTATACTTTCTGTTTTTGTTGATTGTTCCAATTTTGGTTCATTTATTTCAATTACGACGATTTAAAACTTCTTATTTTACTAATGTACGTTTTCTGAAAGAGCTTGCTGTTCAGACCCGTAAAAGTTCCAAAATCAAAAAACGTTTATTGCTCGCCACTCGTTTATTACTGCTGACGTGTGCTATTATTGCTTTTGCACAGCCTTTTTTTGAAGCAAAAGACAGCAAAAATGCCTCAAACGAAATGTATATCATTCTGGATAATTCATTCAGTATGCAGGCAAAAGGCAAAAAAGGCGAACTGCTTAAACGTGCCGTACAGGAATTACTGGAAAATACGCCCGAAACTGCCCAGTTTTCACTTTTAACGAATACTGAAAATTTCTGGAATACTGATATTAAATCATCTAAAAGCGCGCTGCAAAATTTAAACTACAGCGCCTCTCCTTTTGAACTTTCATCGATTTTAGCAAAAGTAAAAGCACACAAATCGGCCTATAATAAAGACATTGTGATTATTACCGATGCTGTTGGCTTAAGCGAAAAAAACACTAAAAATATTGATTTTGAAGAAAAACCATATTTCATAGTTCCAAAAGCCGAACAGAAAAACAACGTTTCTATTGACAGTGTTTACATCAACCAGACTTTAGAAAATTTCTATGAAATTGGAGTAAATTTATCGGCTTATGGCGATGATTTCAAACCTGTTTCTACTGCTTTATACAATCAAAACAAACTGATTGCAAAAACAATTATCAATTTTGACGCTAAGAAAAAGAAAATCAGCTTTACGATTCCGAAAGAAGCTTTTCACGGTTATGTTTCTATTGAAGACAACGGTCTGACGTATGACAACAAATTATTTTTCAGCATTTCTAAAAACAAAAAAACAAACGTTATTAGTATTGGGGAACCGGAAAAAAGCAATTTCTTAACCCGAATTTACACTCCGGCTGAGTTCAACTATAATAATTACGCCATTAATTCTTTAGATTACAATAGTTTAGAAAAACAAAACACGATTATTTTAAATGAATTAATTGAAATTCCGCAGGCCTTACAAACCACTCTAAAAGCTTTTGTTTCAAAAGGCGGGAATCTTGTGGTAATTCCTTCTGAAAAAACGTCGGTTTCAAATTTCAATGCTTTCTTAGCTAATTTTGGTAAAATTCAATTTAATACTCTTAAAACAGAAAGTAAGCTGATTACGAAAATCAATTTCGATCATCCTCTATTTTCAGGTGTTTTCGAGAATAAAATCACAAATTTCCAGTATCCAAAAACAAATGTTTCATTTGACATCTCAAGTCCATATCCGGCTGTTTTATCTTATGAAGACCAAAGTGCTTTTGTGACGTCGGTTCAAAGTCCGGTTTCGGGCATTACCGTTTTTTCAGCACCAATAAACAGCAGTAATTCTAATTTTCAGCAGTCACCTTTAATTGTTCCGTTGTTTTATAAAATAGCACAGAACAATCAGAAAACGGGCGTTAATGCTTTGACAATAGGAAACAATCAGCCTTATTTTGTAGATGTTTTATTGACAAAAGATGCGATTTTGGAAGTAAAAGGAACAGAAGATTCTTTTATTCCGATTCAGCAGATACTAAACAATAAAGTCAAATTAACATTTAATGATTTTCCGGAAACAGCCGGAAATTACAGCATTTTTGACAAAAAAGAATGGGTTGAAAATTTAAGCTTTAATTACAAAAGAACCGAAAGTGATTTGAGTCAGGTAAACACTAATGTGATTTCGGATTTCAAAACAGCCGATACAATTTCAACCATTTTTAATACCCTGCAGACAGAGCGGACAGACAGCCAGATTTGGAAATGGTTTGTTATCTTTGCACTGTTATTTTTAGCATTAGAAATGGCAATTATAAAATTTGTAAAATAG
- a CDS encoding dihydroorotase: MKLIIKSAKIIDSKSPFHNQTVDLLIADGLIEKIGVSLPNDDAEVVRFDDLHVSQGWFDSSVSLGEPGYEDRETIANGLTVAAKSGFTAIGLQPNSFPIIDNQSQVNFVKNKANGFATEIFPIGALTKASEGKDMAELFDMKKAGAIAFGDYNKSIDNANILKIALQYVQDFDGLVIAYSQDPNIKGNGTANEGIVSTRLGLKGIPNLAEELQVSRNLFLLEYTGGKLHIPTISTAKSVELIREAKAKGLHVTCSASVHHLVLTDEKLDGFDTRFKVTPPLRTEVDRQALLNGIADGTIDIITSDHNPIDIEFKKMEFDTAKNGTIGLESAFGALLTVLPIETIVAKLTAARTVFGLENTIIEEGAKANLTLFSTEGKSTFTKENILSKSKNSAFLGTEIKGSVYGILNQNQLVTK; the protein is encoded by the coding sequence ATGAAACTAATCATCAAAAGCGCCAAAATTATCGACTCAAAAAGTCCGTTTCATAATCAGACCGTTGATCTTTTAATTGCAGATGGTTTAATAGAAAAAATAGGGGTTTCACTTCCAAACGATGATGCAGAAGTAGTACGATTCGACGATCTTCATGTTTCTCAGGGCTGGTTCGACAGCAGTGTTTCTCTTGGAGAACCGGGCTACGAAGACAGAGAAACGATTGCAAATGGTTTAACTGTTGCGGCCAAAAGCGGTTTTACAGCTATAGGTCTACAGCCCAACTCCTTCCCTATTATCGACAACCAGTCTCAGGTTAATTTTGTAAAAAATAAAGCAAACGGTTTTGCAACAGAAATTTTCCCAATCGGTGCTTTAACAAAAGCCAGCGAAGGAAAAGATATGGCAGAACTTTTTGATATGAAAAAAGCCGGAGCCATTGCGTTTGGAGATTACAATAAAAGTATCGACAACGCCAATATCCTGAAAATTGCTTTACAATATGTACAGGATTTCGACGGGCTGGTAATTGCGTATTCGCAGGATCCAAATATAAAAGGAAATGGTACTGCCAACGAAGGAATTGTTTCTACACGATTAGGTCTAAAGGGAATCCCGAATTTAGCCGAAGAACTGCAGGTTTCAAGAAACTTATTTTTACTGGAATACACAGGCGGAAAACTTCATATTCCGACTATCTCTACAGCAAAATCGGTTGAATTAATCAGAGAAGCAAAAGCAAAAGGTTTACACGTAACCTGCAGCGCATCTGTACATCATTTGGTTCTAACCGATGAAAAACTGGATGGTTTTGACACTCGTTTTAAAGTTACGCCTCCACTACGTACAGAAGTTGACAGACAGGCTTTATTAAACGGAATCGCCGATGGTACAATCGATATCATCACATCAGATCACAACCCGATTGATATTGAATTCAAAAAAATGGAATTTGATACGGCTAAAAACGGAACAATTGGTCTTGAAAGTGCTTTTGGAGCTTTATTAACGGTTTTACCCATAGAAACTATTGTTGCTAAATTAACAGCGGCGAGAACAGTTTTCGGATTAGAAAATACCATAATTGAAGAAGGTGCAAAAGCAAATTTAACACTGTTTTCAACCGAAGGAAAATCAACTTTTACAAAAGAAAACATTCTGTCAAAATCTAAAAATTCTGCTTTTTTAGGAACTGAAATTAAAGGTTCTGTTTACGGAATTTTAAATCAAAATCAACTTGTTACAAAATAA
- a CDS encoding alpha/beta hydrolase — protein sequence MNLSLEYKIQEPKVILDKNPLLLLLHGYGSNEADLFSFASELPDNYYVISARAPYDLQYGAYAWYAINFDADQNKFSDNEQAKISRDRIAVFIDELTANYPIDANNVTLIGFSQGSILSYATALSYPEKIQRVVAMSGYFNEEIIKEGFENNDFKNLKIFASHGTVDQVIPIEWARKTPAILEKLHIPVVYKEYPVGHGVAPQNFFDFKNWLAI from the coding sequence ATGAATCTATCCTTAGAATATAAAATACAAGAACCAAAAGTAATTTTAGATAAAAATCCATTATTACTTTTATTACACGGTTACGGAAGCAACGAAGCCGATTTATTCTCATTTGCCTCTGAATTACCGGACAATTATTATGTAATTTCTGCAAGAGCACCTTACGATTTGCAATATGGTGCTTACGCGTGGTACGCAATCAACTTTGATGCAGATCAGAATAAATTTTCAGATAATGAGCAGGCTAAAATTTCAAGAGACAGAATAGCTGTTTTTATTGATGAATTAACAGCAAATTATCCTATTGACGCTAATAATGTTACTTTAATCGGATTCAGCCAGGGATCGATTTTGAGTTATGCAACGGCACTTTCTTATCCTGAAAAAATTCAGCGAGTTGTTGCGATGAGTGGTTATTTTAACGAAGAAATTATCAAAGAAGGTTTTGAAAACAATGATTTCAAAAACCTAAAAATATTCGCTTCACACGGAACAGTCGATCAGGTTATTCCAATTGAATGGGCAAGAAAAACACCTGCAATTTTAGAGAAATTACATATTCCGGTAGTTTATAAAGAATATCCTGTTGGACATGGAGTTGCACCTCAGAATTTCTTTGATTTTAAGAATTGGTTAGCTATTTAA
- a CDS encoding acyltransferase family protein: MKITCFLNKENNNLDLIRILLACIVILGHTIALNGITPYWTDPVSLFFPVTYSGALAVKLFFFISGLVVTNSHLKNDSFVYFAISRLFRILPALLFLLLITVFLIGPTITNISISEYFSDYNNYKYIIKNIYFKTQYILTGVFNNNLYKDAVNGSLWSLNYEIKCYIALMCTFLLIKNKRTFFFNISFAALFMVSVFPSNFILSRLSNNPEIYYLPISFAYGVFLAINQNKSIMNLPLVLLSFFVYFLFRGHQAEELFLIVAFCNLIIFISSREFILKFKPKYDISYGIYLWGFLIQQIVYFCFGTIYAGLHFIAAVSISITIAYISFIYIEKPSILIGKQILAFYNSKNIKKIKFKSSVF, translated from the coding sequence ATGAAAATAACTTGCTTTCTAAACAAAGAGAACAACAATTTAGATTTAATCAGAATCTTACTAGCTTGTATTGTTATTCTTGGCCATACAATCGCATTAAATGGAATAACACCATATTGGACGGATCCAGTAAGTTTATTTTTTCCAGTAACTTACTCCGGAGCACTCGCTGTAAAGCTTTTCTTTTTTATAAGTGGCCTGGTTGTTACGAATAGTCATCTAAAAAATGACAGTTTCGTATATTTTGCAATTTCAAGACTATTTAGAATTTTGCCTGCTTTACTATTTCTTTTACTAATTACTGTTTTTTTAATTGGCCCAACTATTACTAATATAAGTATTTCAGAATACTTTTCAGACTATAATAATTATAAATATATAATAAAAAATATATATTTTAAAACACAATATATACTTACAGGAGTTTTTAATAACAACTTGTACAAAGATGCAGTAAATGGATCATTATGGAGTTTAAATTATGAGATAAAATGCTACATTGCCTTAATGTGTACATTCTTATTAATTAAAAATAAAAGAACGTTCTTTTTCAATATAAGTTTTGCTGCACTTTTTATGGTAAGTGTTTTCCCTTCAAACTTCATACTTAGCAGACTAAGCAATAATCCGGAAATTTATTATCTGCCTATTTCTTTTGCTTACGGAGTCTTTTTAGCAATAAATCAAAACAAATCTATAATGAATTTGCCACTTGTTCTTTTATCATTTTTTGTTTATTTTTTATTCAGAGGACATCAAGCAGAAGAACTATTTCTTATCGTTGCTTTTTGCAACTTGATCATTTTTATCAGCTCTCGGGAATTTATTTTAAAATTCAAACCTAAATATGATATTTCGTACGGGATTTATCTTTGGGGTTTTTTAATACAGCAAATAGTCTACTTTTGCTTTGGCACAATATATGCCGGATTGCATTTTATTGCAGCAGTTAGCATTTCAATCACAATTGCCTATATTTCATTTATTTACATTGAAAAACCAAGTATACTAATAGGAAAACAAATCTTAGCTTTTTACAATTCTAAGAATATAAAAAAAATAAAATTTAAATCCTCCGTTTTTTAG